A window of the Bradysia coprophila strain Holo2 chromosome X unlocalized genomic scaffold, BU_Bcop_v1 contig_128, whole genome shotgun sequence genome harbors these coding sequences:
- the LOC119067793 gene encoding C-terminal-binding protein isoform X3, translating to MEKSSMMMPKRPRMDIRGPIANGPVQPRPLVALLDGRDCSIEMPILKDVATVAFCDAQSTSEIHEKVLNEAVGALMWHTIILTKEDLEKFKALRIIVRIGSGTDNIDIKAAGELGIAVCNVPGFGVEEVADTTMCLILNLYRRTYWLANMVREGKKFTGPEQVREAAQGCARIRGDTLGLVGLGRIGSAVALRAKGFGLNVIFYDPYLPDGIDRSLGLTRVYTLQDLLFQSDCVSLHCSLNEHNHHLINEFTIKQMRPGAFLVNTARGGLVDDDALASALKQGRIRAAALDVHENEPYNVFQGSLKDAPNLLCTPHAAFYSEASSTELREMAASEIRRAIVGNIPDVLRNCVNKEYFMRTPSSAAGYTEAGINGGYYSGALQQAHSTTPHEAPHSAGAHAPQSVPPPQTVQPPPVSVVAAAPPPGIPHGLVSKSPRVLYPPEDYSRP from the exons ATGGAAAAATCATCGATGATGATGCCGAAACGGCCAAGAATGGATATACGAGGACCAATTGCTAATGGACCGGTACAACCTCGCCCGCTGGTCGCATTGTTGGATGGACGAGACTGTTCGATAGAAATGCCAATACTGAAAGATGTTGCCACAGTTGCATTTTGTGATGCGCAAAGCACATCAGAAATTCATGAAAAG GTACTAAACGAAGCTGTCGGAGCATTAATGTGGCACACAATAATTTTAACGAAAGAGGACCTGGAAAAATTCAAAGCACTTCGTATTATAGTACGCATCGGCAGTGGTACAGATAACATAGATATTAAAGCAGCCGGCGAACTGGGCATCGCCGTTTGTAATGTACCCGGTTTTGGTGTAGAAGAAGTAGCCGACACAACGATGTGTCTCATCCTAAATTTATATCGTCGAACATATTGGCTGGCGAATATGGTGAGAGAAGGAAAGAAATTTACCGGACCAGAACAAGTAAGGGAAGCTGCGCAG GGTTGTGCACGAATTCGTGGTGATACACTGGGTTTAGTCGGATTGGGACGGATTGGCAGTGCTGTTGCGTTGCGCGCAAAAGGTTTTGGTTTAAATGTTATATTCTATGATCCATATCTTCCGGATGGTATTGACAGATCTCTCGGCCTTACAAGAGTTTACACACTGCAAGATCTCTTATTTCAATCAGACTGTGTGTCACTACATTGTTCACTTAACGAACACAATCATCATCTGATAAATGAATTTACAATTAAACAG ATGAGACCAGGTGCATTTTTAGTAAACACAGCTAGAGGCGGATTAGTTGATGACGATGCTTTGGCTTCAGCATTGAAACAAGGACGAATAAGAGCAGCTGCACTCGATGTTCATGAAAACGAGCCATACAATGTATTCCAG GGTTCTTTAAAAGACGCCCCAAATCTATTATGTACACCACATGCCGCCTTCTACAGCGAAGCCTCATCAACCGAACTCCGTGAAATGGCAGCTAGCGAAATTAGGCGAGCGATTGTTGGAAATATTCCTGACGTTCTAAGAAATTGTGTCAACAAAGAATATTTCATGCGAACACCATCTTCAGCTGCCGGCTACACAGAAg CTGGAATTAATGGCGGATATTATTCAGGGGCATTACAACAGGCACACAGTACAACCCCGCATGAAGCACCTCATAGTGCTGGTGCACACGCACCGCAATCAGTTCCACCTCCACAAACTGTGCAACCTCCACCTGTATCAGTTGTAGCAGCCGCCCCTCCTCCAGGTATTCCACACGGTTTGGTAAGCAAATCG CCGCGCGTGCTCTACCCACCAGAAGATTATTCAAGACCATAG
- the LOC119067793 gene encoding C-terminal-binding protein isoform X4, which yields MEKSSMMMPKRPRMDIRGPIANGPVQPRPLVALLDGRDCSIEMPILKDVATVAFCDAQSTSEIHEKVLNEAVGALMWHTIILTKEDLEKFKALRIIVRIGSGTDNIDIKAAGELGIAVCNVPGFGVEEVADTTMCLILNLYRRTYWLANMVREGKKFTGPEQVREAAQGCARIRGDTLGLVGLGRIGSAVALRAKGFGLNVIFYDPYLPDGIDRSLGLTRVYTLQDLLFQSDCVSLHCSLNEHNHHLINEFTIKQMRPGAFLVNTARGGLVDDDALASALKQGRIRAAALDVHENEPYNVFQGSLKDAPNLLCTPHAAFYSEASSTELREMAASEIRRAIVGNIPDVLRNCVNKEYFMRTPSSAAGYTEGALQQAHSTTPHEAPHSAGAHAPQSVPPPQTVQPPPVSVVAAAPPPGIPHGLVSKSPLSAPDPSNHHAVKPESSEVH from the exons ATGGAAAAATCATCGATGATGATGCCGAAACGGCCAAGAATGGATATACGAGGACCAATTGCTAATGGACCGGTACAACCTCGCCCGCTGGTCGCATTGTTGGATGGACGAGACTGTTCGATAGAAATGCCAATACTGAAAGATGTTGCCACAGTTGCATTTTGTGATGCGCAAAGCACATCAGAAATTCATGAAAAG GTACTAAACGAAGCTGTCGGAGCATTAATGTGGCACACAATAATTTTAACGAAAGAGGACCTGGAAAAATTCAAAGCACTTCGTATTATAGTACGCATCGGCAGTGGTACAGATAACATAGATATTAAAGCAGCCGGCGAACTGGGCATCGCCGTTTGTAATGTACCCGGTTTTGGTGTAGAAGAAGTAGCCGACACAACGATGTGTCTCATCCTAAATTTATATCGTCGAACATATTGGCTGGCGAATATGGTGAGAGAAGGAAAGAAATTTACCGGACCAGAACAAGTAAGGGAAGCTGCGCAG GGTTGTGCACGAATTCGTGGTGATACACTGGGTTTAGTCGGATTGGGACGGATTGGCAGTGCTGTTGCGTTGCGCGCAAAAGGTTTTGGTTTAAATGTTATATTCTATGATCCATATCTTCCGGATGGTATTGACAGATCTCTCGGCCTTACAAGAGTTTACACACTGCAAGATCTCTTATTTCAATCAGACTGTGTGTCACTACATTGTTCACTTAACGAACACAATCATCATCTGATAAATGAATTTACAATTAAACAG ATGAGACCAGGTGCATTTTTAGTAAACACAGCTAGAGGCGGATTAGTTGATGACGATGCTTTGGCTTCAGCATTGAAACAAGGACGAATAAGAGCAGCTGCACTCGATGTTCATGAAAACGAGCCATACAATGTATTCCAG GGTTCTTTAAAAGACGCCCCAAATCTATTATGTACACCACATGCCGCCTTCTACAGCGAAGCCTCATCAACCGAACTCCGTGAAATGGCAGCTAGCGAAATTAGGCGAGCGATTGTTGGAAATATTCCTGACGTTCTAAGAAATTGTGTCAACAAAGAATATTTCATGCGAACACCATCTTCAGCTGCCGGCTACACAGAAg GGGCATTACAACAGGCACACAGTACAACCCCGCATGAAGCACCTCATAGTGCTGGTGCACACGCACCGCAATCAGTTCCACCTCCACAAACTGTGCAACCTCCACCTGTATCAGTTGTAGCAGCCGCCCCTCCTCCAGGTATTCCACACGGTTTGGTAAGCAAATCG cCACTTAGTGCCCCTGATCCCAGTAATCATCATGCAGTCAAGCCAGAGTCATCAGAGGTCCACTAG
- the LOC119067793 gene encoding C-terminal-binding protein isoform X2: MEKSSMMMPKRPRMDIRGPIANGPVQPRPLVALLDGRDCSIEMPILKDVATVAFCDAQSTSEIHEKVLNEAVGALMWHTIILTKEDLEKFKALRIIVRIGSGTDNIDIKAAGELGIAVCNVPGFGVEEVADTTMCLILNLYRRTYWLANMVREGKKFTGPEQVREAAQGCARIRGDTLGLVGLGRIGSAVALRAKGFGLNVIFYDPYLPDGIDRSLGLTRVYTLQDLLFQSDCVSLHCSLNEHNHHLINEFTIKQMRPGAFLVNTARGGLVDDDALASALKQGRIRAAALDVHENEPYNGSLKDAPNLLCTPHAAFYSEASSTELREMAASEIRRAIVGNIPDVLRNCVNKEYFMRTPSSAAGYTEAGINGGYYSGALQQAHSTTPHEAPHSAGAHAPQSVPPPQTVQPPPVSVVAAAPPPGIPHGLVSKSPLSAPDPSNHHAVKPESSEVH; the protein is encoded by the exons ATGGAAAAATCATCGATGATGATGCCGAAACGGCCAAGAATGGATATACGAGGACCAATTGCTAATGGACCGGTACAACCTCGCCCGCTGGTCGCATTGTTGGATGGACGAGACTGTTCGATAGAAATGCCAATACTGAAAGATGTTGCCACAGTTGCATTTTGTGATGCGCAAAGCACATCAGAAATTCATGAAAAG GTACTAAACGAAGCTGTCGGAGCATTAATGTGGCACACAATAATTTTAACGAAAGAGGACCTGGAAAAATTCAAAGCACTTCGTATTATAGTACGCATCGGCAGTGGTACAGATAACATAGATATTAAAGCAGCCGGCGAACTGGGCATCGCCGTTTGTAATGTACCCGGTTTTGGTGTAGAAGAAGTAGCCGACACAACGATGTGTCTCATCCTAAATTTATATCGTCGAACATATTGGCTGGCGAATATGGTGAGAGAAGGAAAGAAATTTACCGGACCAGAACAAGTAAGGGAAGCTGCGCAG GGTTGTGCACGAATTCGTGGTGATACACTGGGTTTAGTCGGATTGGGACGGATTGGCAGTGCTGTTGCGTTGCGCGCAAAAGGTTTTGGTTTAAATGTTATATTCTATGATCCATATCTTCCGGATGGTATTGACAGATCTCTCGGCCTTACAAGAGTTTACACACTGCAAGATCTCTTATTTCAATCAGACTGTGTGTCACTACATTGTTCACTTAACGAACACAATCATCATCTGATAAATGAATTTACAATTAAACAG ATGAGACCAGGTGCATTTTTAGTAAACACAGCTAGAGGCGGATTAGTTGATGACGATGCTTTGGCTTCAGCATTGAAACAAGGACGAATAAGAGCAGCTGCACTCGATGTTCATGAAAACGAGCCATACAAT GGTTCTTTAAAAGACGCCCCAAATCTATTATGTACACCACATGCCGCCTTCTACAGCGAAGCCTCATCAACCGAACTCCGTGAAATGGCAGCTAGCGAAATTAGGCGAGCGATTGTTGGAAATATTCCTGACGTTCTAAGAAATTGTGTCAACAAAGAATATTTCATGCGAACACCATCTTCAGCTGCCGGCTACACAGAAg CTGGAATTAATGGCGGATATTATTCAGGGGCATTACAACAGGCACACAGTACAACCCCGCATGAAGCACCTCATAGTGCTGGTGCACACGCACCGCAATCAGTTCCACCTCCACAAACTGTGCAACCTCCACCTGTATCAGTTGTAGCAGCCGCCCCTCCTCCAGGTATTCCACACGGTTTGGTAAGCAAATCG cCACTTAGTGCCCCTGATCCCAGTAATCATCATGCAGTCAAGCCAGAGTCATCAGAGGTCCACTAG
- the LOC119067793 gene encoding C-terminal-binding protein isoform X1: MEKSSMMMPKRPRMDIRGPIANGPVQPRPLVALLDGRDCSIEMPILKDVATVAFCDAQSTSEIHEKVLNEAVGALMWHTIILTKEDLEKFKALRIIVRIGSGTDNIDIKAAGELGIAVCNVPGFGVEEVADTTMCLILNLYRRTYWLANMVREGKKFTGPEQVREAAQGCARIRGDTLGLVGLGRIGSAVALRAKGFGLNVIFYDPYLPDGIDRSLGLTRVYTLQDLLFQSDCVSLHCSLNEHNHHLINEFTIKQMRPGAFLVNTARGGLVDDDALASALKQGRIRAAALDVHENEPYNVFQGSLKDAPNLLCTPHAAFYSEASSTELREMAASEIRRAIVGNIPDVLRNCVNKEYFMRTPSSAAGYTEAGINGGYYSGALQQAHSTTPHEAPHSAGAHAPQSVPPPQTVQPPPVSVVAAAPPPGIPHGLVSKSPLSAPDPSNHHAVKPESSEVH; encoded by the exons ATGGAAAAATCATCGATGATGATGCCGAAACGGCCAAGAATGGATATACGAGGACCAATTGCTAATGGACCGGTACAACCTCGCCCGCTGGTCGCATTGTTGGATGGACGAGACTGTTCGATAGAAATGCCAATACTGAAAGATGTTGCCACAGTTGCATTTTGTGATGCGCAAAGCACATCAGAAATTCATGAAAAG GTACTAAACGAAGCTGTCGGAGCATTAATGTGGCACACAATAATTTTAACGAAAGAGGACCTGGAAAAATTCAAAGCACTTCGTATTATAGTACGCATCGGCAGTGGTACAGATAACATAGATATTAAAGCAGCCGGCGAACTGGGCATCGCCGTTTGTAATGTACCCGGTTTTGGTGTAGAAGAAGTAGCCGACACAACGATGTGTCTCATCCTAAATTTATATCGTCGAACATATTGGCTGGCGAATATGGTGAGAGAAGGAAAGAAATTTACCGGACCAGAACAAGTAAGGGAAGCTGCGCAG GGTTGTGCACGAATTCGTGGTGATACACTGGGTTTAGTCGGATTGGGACGGATTGGCAGTGCTGTTGCGTTGCGCGCAAAAGGTTTTGGTTTAAATGTTATATTCTATGATCCATATCTTCCGGATGGTATTGACAGATCTCTCGGCCTTACAAGAGTTTACACACTGCAAGATCTCTTATTTCAATCAGACTGTGTGTCACTACATTGTTCACTTAACGAACACAATCATCATCTGATAAATGAATTTACAATTAAACAG ATGAGACCAGGTGCATTTTTAGTAAACACAGCTAGAGGCGGATTAGTTGATGACGATGCTTTGGCTTCAGCATTGAAACAAGGACGAATAAGAGCAGCTGCACTCGATGTTCATGAAAACGAGCCATACAATGTATTCCAG GGTTCTTTAAAAGACGCCCCAAATCTATTATGTACACCACATGCCGCCTTCTACAGCGAAGCCTCATCAACCGAACTCCGTGAAATGGCAGCTAGCGAAATTAGGCGAGCGATTGTTGGAAATATTCCTGACGTTCTAAGAAATTGTGTCAACAAAGAATATTTCATGCGAACACCATCTTCAGCTGCCGGCTACACAGAAg CTGGAATTAATGGCGGATATTATTCAGGGGCATTACAACAGGCACACAGTACAACCCCGCATGAAGCACCTCATAGTGCTGGTGCACACGCACCGCAATCAGTTCCACCTCCACAAACTGTGCAACCTCCACCTGTATCAGTTGTAGCAGCCGCCCCTCCTCCAGGTATTCCACACGGTTTGGTAAGCAAATCG cCACTTAGTGCCCCTGATCCCAGTAATCATCATGCAGTCAAGCCAGAGTCATCAGAGGTCCACTAG
- the LOC119067793 gene encoding C-terminal-binding protein isoform X5, giving the protein MEKSSMMMPKRPRMDIRGPIANGPVQPRPLVALLDGRDCSIEMPILKDVATVAFCDAQSTSEIHEKVLNEAVGALMWHTIILTKEDLEKFKALRIIVRIGSGTDNIDIKAAGELGIAVCNVPGFGVEEVADTTMCLILNLYRRTYWLANMVREGKKFTGPEQVREAAQGCARIRGDTLGLVGLGRIGSAVALRAKGFGLNVIFYDPYLPDGIDRSLGLTRVYTLQDLLFQSDCVSLHCSLNEHNHHLINEFTIKQMRPGAFLVNTARGGLVDDDALASALKQGRIRAAALDVHENEPYNGSLKDAPNLLCTPHAAFYSEASSTELREMAASEIRRAIVGNIPDVLRNCVNKEYFMRTPSSAAGYTEAGINGGYYSGALQQAHSTTPHEAPHSAGAHAPQSVPPPQTVQPPPVSVVAAAPPPGIPHGLVSKSPRVLYPPEDYSRP; this is encoded by the exons ATGGAAAAATCATCGATGATGATGCCGAAACGGCCAAGAATGGATATACGAGGACCAATTGCTAATGGACCGGTACAACCTCGCCCGCTGGTCGCATTGTTGGATGGACGAGACTGTTCGATAGAAATGCCAATACTGAAAGATGTTGCCACAGTTGCATTTTGTGATGCGCAAAGCACATCAGAAATTCATGAAAAG GTACTAAACGAAGCTGTCGGAGCATTAATGTGGCACACAATAATTTTAACGAAAGAGGACCTGGAAAAATTCAAAGCACTTCGTATTATAGTACGCATCGGCAGTGGTACAGATAACATAGATATTAAAGCAGCCGGCGAACTGGGCATCGCCGTTTGTAATGTACCCGGTTTTGGTGTAGAAGAAGTAGCCGACACAACGATGTGTCTCATCCTAAATTTATATCGTCGAACATATTGGCTGGCGAATATGGTGAGAGAAGGAAAGAAATTTACCGGACCAGAACAAGTAAGGGAAGCTGCGCAG GGTTGTGCACGAATTCGTGGTGATACACTGGGTTTAGTCGGATTGGGACGGATTGGCAGTGCTGTTGCGTTGCGCGCAAAAGGTTTTGGTTTAAATGTTATATTCTATGATCCATATCTTCCGGATGGTATTGACAGATCTCTCGGCCTTACAAGAGTTTACACACTGCAAGATCTCTTATTTCAATCAGACTGTGTGTCACTACATTGTTCACTTAACGAACACAATCATCATCTGATAAATGAATTTACAATTAAACAG ATGAGACCAGGTGCATTTTTAGTAAACACAGCTAGAGGCGGATTAGTTGATGACGATGCTTTGGCTTCAGCATTGAAACAAGGACGAATAAGAGCAGCTGCACTCGATGTTCATGAAAACGAGCCATACAAT GGTTCTTTAAAAGACGCCCCAAATCTATTATGTACACCACATGCCGCCTTCTACAGCGAAGCCTCATCAACCGAACTCCGTGAAATGGCAGCTAGCGAAATTAGGCGAGCGATTGTTGGAAATATTCCTGACGTTCTAAGAAATTGTGTCAACAAAGAATATTTCATGCGAACACCATCTTCAGCTGCCGGCTACACAGAAg CTGGAATTAATGGCGGATATTATTCAGGGGCATTACAACAGGCACACAGTACAACCCCGCATGAAGCACCTCATAGTGCTGGTGCACACGCACCGCAATCAGTTCCACCTCCACAAACTGTGCAACCTCCACCTGTATCAGTTGTAGCAGCCGCCCCTCCTCCAGGTATTCCACACGGTTTGGTAAGCAAATCG CCGCGCGTGCTCTACCCACCAGAAGATTATTCAAGACCATAG